The proteins below come from a single uncultured Carboxylicivirga sp. genomic window:
- a CDS encoding UDP-glucose--hexose-1-phosphate uridylyltransferase: MDTFQFTEHSHRRYNPLNGEWVLVSPHRTKRPWQGKVEKPAVDERPQYDEKCYLCPGNERAGGFKNPDYKDTFVFQNDFSALVPDIPQGEFEKKGLFKAVSERGFCKVICFSPRHDLTIPEMDVEGIKKVVDLWTKEYEEIGKLDYINYVQIFENKGDIMGCSNPHPHGQIWGQFSVPVEPAKEQQKQKEYFDANGTTLLGDYVEEELKDKERLLVENDHFVALVPFWATWPFEAMIVSKRAVAKLTDLTEDEKLALADVYKKLTVMYDNLFEVSFPYSAGIHQAPTDGEDHPEWHLHMHFYPPLLRSASVKKFMVGYEMMANAQRDITAEQAAERLRALPTVHYKSK, translated from the coding sequence ATGGATACTTTTCAATTTACAGAGCACTCGCATCGTCGATACAATCCTCTAAATGGAGAATGGGTATTGGTGTCGCCACATCGTACAAAAAGACCTTGGCAAGGTAAGGTTGAAAAACCTGCTGTTGACGAGCGTCCTCAATACGACGAAAAATGTTATTTGTGCCCGGGTAACGAAAGAGCCGGTGGCTTTAAAAACCCTGATTACAAAGATACTTTCGTATTTCAAAACGATTTTAGCGCTTTAGTACCAGATATTCCTCAAGGCGAATTTGAGAAAAAAGGTTTATTTAAAGCAGTAAGCGAGAGAGGCTTCTGTAAAGTAATCTGTTTTTCGCCACGTCACGATTTAACGATTCCTGAAATGGATGTGGAAGGAATTAAAAAAGTAGTTGACTTGTGGACAAAAGAATACGAAGAAATTGGTAAGCTTGATTACATCAACTATGTTCAGATTTTTGAGAACAAAGGTGATATTATGGGATGTAGTAATCCTCACCCTCACGGCCAAATTTGGGGACAATTCTCTGTGCCAGTTGAGCCTGCTAAAGAACAACAAAAGCAAAAAGAGTACTTTGATGCTAACGGAACAACTCTGTTAGGCGACTATGTTGAGGAGGAATTGAAAGACAAAGAGCGTCTATTGGTTGAAAACGATCATTTCGTAGCATTGGTTCCTTTTTGGGCAACATGGCCTTTTGAAGCCATGATTGTGAGCAAAAGAGCTGTAGCTAAACTAACTGATCTTACCGAAGACGAAAAACTAGCTTTAGCTGATGTTTATAAGAAACTTACAGTGATGTATGATAATCTTTTTGAAGTATCTTTCCCTTATTCGGCAGGTATACACCAAGCACCAACTGATGGAGAAGATCATCCCGAATGGCATCTTCATATGCACTTTTATCCTCCATTGTTACGTTCTGCTAGTGTTAAGAAGTTTATGGTTGGATACGAAATGATGGCCAACGCTCAACGCGATATTACAGCTGAGCAAGCCGCAGAACGTTTGCGTGCTTTGCCAACCGTACATTATAAATCAAAATAA
- a CDS encoding NUDIX domain-containing protein, with the protein MENQQPLYSQYQKIKRFVSVDCVIFGYEQDQLKLLLFKRIIPPAQGEWSLIGGWLQEDESAETAALRVLQYITGLTDIYLEQVHVFSKPERDPGGSVLTVLFNALIRIEKHSNQLIEKFGAKWFAIDEVPPLIFDHDEMFKIAFEKLRLKATYNLIGRQLLPEKFTITQLRNLYTAIFQKEFDPGNFRKKVLSLKMLEQLEEKDMSESKRGAYYFRFKGIGESSVVEPIFRNAIKL; encoded by the coding sequence ATGGAAAATCAGCAACCACTTTATAGCCAATATCAAAAGATAAAGCGATTTGTATCAGTCGACTGTGTTATTTTTGGCTATGAGCAAGATCAATTGAAATTATTGCTGTTTAAGCGAATAATTCCGCCTGCGCAAGGCGAATGGTCGTTAATTGGAGGATGGTTGCAAGAAGATGAATCGGCGGAAACGGCAGCCTTAAGAGTTTTGCAATATATTACTGGTTTAACCGATATATATTTGGAGCAGGTGCATGTTTTTTCAAAGCCTGAACGCGATCCTGGAGGCAGTGTATTAACAGTACTATTTAATGCTTTAATCCGGATTGAAAAACATTCGAATCAATTAATAGAGAAATTTGGAGCTAAATGGTTTGCCATTGATGAGGTTCCTCCTTTAATTTTTGACCACGACGAGATGTTTAAAATAGCTTTTGAAAAACTTCGTTTGAAGGCTACCTATAATCTGATTGGTCGTCAATTATTACCAGAGAAATTTACCATTACACAACTTCGTAATTTATATACAGCTATTTTTCAAAAAGAGTTTGATCCAGGTAATTTTCGAAAGAAAGTTCTCTCGTTAAAAATGTTAGAACAATTGGAAGAAAAAGATATGTCGGAATCAAAAAGAGGTGCTTATTACTTTAGATTCAAAGGGATAGGAGAAAGTAGTGTCGTAGAACCGATTTTTCGCAATGCAATAAAATTATAA
- a CDS encoding NAD(P)-dependent alcohol dehydrogenase: protein MKANYYSKYGSHEVLEVRDIPTPVPKKNELLIRIYATTVNRTDTAMLEAKLWIMRILNGINKPYNPILGTDFSGVVEAVGTRVKSYKVGDKVFGFDELGLSSQAQYMCVSEHKPISLINKNTSFAEAAALCEGAHYAYHFIDKIEIKPGDKVLVNGGTGAIGSAVIQLLVHYGGIITATCKKQHFNLVKELGAHEVIDYENENFIESTKTYNYIFDTIGSTTFNDCKKILEPDGTYISSNPKTYYKNIFLALFSEYTNGKKIKFPFPNNPHATINLISHLSKQGVFKPLIDKIYPFEDIKDAYQYVLSGEKIGNVIISYTE from the coding sequence ATGAAAGCTAATTATTACTCCAAATATGGCTCTCATGAAGTTCTCGAAGTCAGAGACATTCCAACACCTGTACCCAAGAAGAATGAACTGTTGATAAGAATTTACGCCACAACGGTAAACCGAACTGACACAGCAATGCTAGAGGCAAAATTATGGATAATGCGTATTCTTAATGGAATAAATAAGCCATACAATCCAATTTTAGGCACTGATTTTTCGGGTGTGGTTGAAGCAGTTGGTACAAGAGTTAAATCCTATAAAGTGGGCGACAAAGTTTTTGGTTTTGATGAATTGGGACTTAGCTCCCAAGCCCAATACATGTGTGTGTCGGAACACAAACCAATATCTTTAATTAACAAAAACACATCATTTGCCGAGGCTGCAGCCCTTTGTGAAGGAGCACATTATGCTTATCATTTCATCGACAAAATAGAAATTAAGCCTGGTGATAAAGTACTGGTTAATGGAGGTACTGGTGCTATTGGTTCTGCTGTTATCCAACTACTGGTACATTATGGAGGTATCATAACTGCCACCTGTAAAAAACAACACTTTAATTTGGTAAAAGAATTAGGAGCTCACGAAGTAATCGACTATGAGAATGAAAATTTTATAGAATCAACAAAAACATATAACTATATATTCGATACTATTGGGAGTACAACTTTTAATGATTGTAAAAAGATTTTAGAGCCAGACGGGACCTACATTTCATCAAATCCTAAAACATATTACAAAAACATTTTCTTAGCCTTATTTAGCGAGTATACAAATGGTAAAAAAATTAAATTCCCGTTTCCAAACAATCCACATGCCACCATTAACTTAATCAGTCATTTATCAAAACAAGGTGTATTTAAACCATTAATAGATAAAATTTATCCTTTCGAAGATATTAAAGATGCCTACCAATATGTATTAAGTGGTGAAAAAATAGGAAATGTTATTATATCATATACCGAATAA
- a CDS encoding TonB-dependent receptor yields MTNKVYIFIFSLLLFSKNITSQNTDNSFTYNYSLKELSELKIITGSIKEEKRKSAPSNITIITSQMIEERGYKTLVDICQDIPGFDFMMYNDGGGEYPTFSMNRGMGDVGNPEILVMVDGIIQNSISFNWSMLWTYENMLIDIDRIEIIQGPGSVMYGAQAFSGIIHIITKKKFNGIHANAGYGSYATRSLELYAGTKLSTNTNFSIAVHNYSSDGDNGIDRYDPGTYFKDNQHPSIIVHDYNANGEYISHINNSKGGTWIKDGFNTQTNNFAVRSKLNYKNTEFGFYFTDYKRPYGSAVVAYEYDLTDKENTNHYRNYHTYASNKTELNNKLTLQSDLVYRVTNIIPDGGFKYLYQFPDLRKSYAGYSNQTYLEEKLLFNINSKNDLSFGFKASINNANNRTVSLGEYSTKKYSTDWSWDIAYDGGGLNRTKDYPNYWVKEIALYALWDYQLNEHLSSSAGIRYDYNSDYGSILNPRFALDFNPSPIWGAKFMYGRAFRQPSIFELFSEFRGNPNLGPQNINTAELELTSLLLNDQLSIKFNFYYSIINNLIGKVDDNTMPAGERYENIGKKEIGGFSAFAYYQLSKAIRFYSNYNFITGINNTTETYYDIDRTAKHKINAGCNIKLLNNKLTSDFRINYVSKRKAPETNMWIQLYEDGYAPSYTKANWVISYQIVPELMGQLTFNNLFNTQYYGVGHESGSGFIDEYNYQNNVNPDGIIPAYHPQPGRTISLGIVYKLNH; encoded by the coding sequence ATGACCAACAAGGTTTACATATTTATTTTTTCATTACTCCTATTTTCAAAAAACATTACAAGTCAGAATACAGATAATAGTTTCACATACAATTACTCACTAAAAGAACTATCTGAACTCAAAATAATTACAGGATCAATCAAAGAAGAGAAGCGAAAATCAGCTCCATCTAATATCACCATCATCACATCACAAATGATTGAAGAACGGGGGTACAAAACACTTGTTGACATTTGCCAGGATATTCCAGGTTTTGATTTTATGATGTATAATGATGGGGGTGGCGAATATCCAACCTTTAGTATGAACAGAGGAATGGGTGATGTTGGAAATCCCGAAATACTTGTAATGGTTGATGGTATAATTCAAAACAGTATCAGTTTTAACTGGTCGATGCTTTGGACATATGAAAACATGCTGATTGATATTGATAGAATTGAAATTATACAAGGACCGGGATCGGTAATGTACGGTGCACAGGCATTTTCAGGAATTATCCATATTATAACCAAGAAAAAATTTAATGGAATTCATGCTAATGCCGGGTATGGTAGCTACGCAACTCGATCTTTAGAATTATATGCAGGTACGAAATTATCTACAAATACCAATTTTTCAATTGCGGTTCACAATTATTCGTCTGATGGCGATAATGGAATAGACAGATATGACCCAGGAACATATTTTAAAGATAATCAGCATCCTTCTATAATTGTACATGATTACAATGCTAATGGAGAATATATTTCTCACATAAATAATTCTAAAGGTGGAACATGGATCAAAGATGGTTTTAATACACAAACCAATAATTTTGCAGTTCGGTCAAAGCTGAATTATAAGAATACCGAATTTGGTTTTTATTTTACTGATTATAAACGGCCTTATGGTTCTGCTGTTGTTGCATACGAGTATGATTTAACCGATAAAGAAAACACCAATCACTATCGAAATTATCATACTTATGCCAGCAACAAAACAGAATTAAACAATAAACTTACGTTACAATCTGATTTGGTATATAGGGTAACCAATATTATTCCTGATGGAGGATTCAAATATCTTTATCAATTTCCTGATTTACGAAAAAGTTACGCAGGATACAGTAATCAGACTTATTTAGAAGAAAAACTATTATTCAATATCAACTCTAAAAACGATCTTTCTTTCGGATTTAAAGCCAGTATTAACAATGCAAATAATAGAACAGTATCGTTGGGCGAATATTCCACCAAAAAATACTCAACAGATTGGTCGTGGGATATAGCCTACGACGGTGGAGGCTTAAATCGAACAAAAGATTATCCTAATTATTGGGTAAAAGAAATAGCCTTATATGCACTTTGGGATTATCAGTTAAATGAACATCTTTCAAGCTCCGCAGGAATACGCTATGATTACAATTCGGATTATGGTAGCATATTAAATCCTCGCTTTGCTCTCGATTTTAATCCATCTCCCATTTGGGGCGCTAAATTTATGTATGGACGAGCTTTTAGACAGCCTTCTATTTTTGAACTTTTTAGCGAATTCAGAGGAAACCCTAATTTAGGACCTCAAAACATAAATACCGCAGAACTTGAACTCACCAGCCTATTATTAAACGATCAACTATCAATTAAATTCAACTTTTATTATTCAATCATTAATAATTTAATCGGAAAAGTTGATGACAATACAATGCCGGCCGGAGAACGATACGAAAACATAGGAAAGAAAGAAATTGGTGGTTTTTCTGCTTTTGCCTACTATCAGCTTTCTAAAGCTATTCGGTTTTATTCGAACTATAACTTTATAACAGGCATTAACAACACTACTGAAACCTACTATGATATTGACCGCACTGCCAAACACAAAATAAATGCTGGCTGCAACATCAAACTTTTAAATAATAAACTCACAAGTGATTTTAGAATCAACTATGTAAGTAAACGGAAAGCCCCCGAAACTAATATGTGGATTCAACTATATGAGGATGGCTATGCTCCATCGTACACAAAAGCAAACTGGGTTATTTCGTACCAGATAGTACCCGAATTAATGGGACAACTTACTTTTAACAATTTGTTTAACACTCAATACTATGGAGTTGGACACGAATCTGGTTCGGGATTTATTGATGAATATAATTATCAAAACAATGTAAATCCAGATGGAATTATACCAGCTTACCACCCTCAACCGGGAAGAACAATTTCCTTAGGAATTGTATATAAACTAAACCATTAA